One genomic region from Apteryx mantelli isolate bAptMan1 chromosome 7, bAptMan1.hap1, whole genome shotgun sequence encodes:
- the HIF1AN gene encoding hypoxia-inducible factor 1-alpha inhibitor — MAAASSSAAAGCREGPAAAAAGPGWSESQFRRYSFETRPIPRLSHSDPRAEELIENEEPVVLTDTNLVYPALKWDLDYLQENIGNGDFSVYSASTHKFLYYDEKKMANFKNFKPKSSREEMKFAEFVDRLKEIQQKGSAERLYLQQTLNDTVGRKIVVDFLGFNWNWINKQQGKRGWGQLTSNLLLIGMEGNVTPAHYDEQQNFFAQIKGYKRCILFPPDQFECLYPYPVHHPCDRQSQVDFDNPDYEKFPNFRSVVGYETVVGPGDVLYIPMYWWHHIESLLNGGITITVNFWYKGAPTPKRIEYPLKAHQKVAIMRNIEKMLGEALGNPQEVGPLLNMMIKGRYD; from the exons atggcggcggcctcctcctccgcggcggcggggtgccgggagggcccggcggcggcggcggcggggcccggctggAGCGAATCCCAGTTCCGCCGCTACTCCTTCGAGACGCGGCCCATCCCGCGGCTCAGCCACAGCGATCCCCGCGCCGAGGAGCTCATCGAGAATGAG GAGCCAGTGGTGCTGACAGATACAAATCTGGTTTATCCTGCTCTGAAATGGGACCTGGACTACCTCCAGGAAAACATTGGCAATGGGGACTTCTCAGTGTACAGTGCCAGCACACACAAGTTTTTGTACTACGATGAGAAGAAGATGGCCAATTTCAAGAACTTCAAGCCCAAGTCAAGCAGGGAAGAGATGAAGTTCGCTGAGTTTGTGGACAGACTTAAAGAAATACAACAGAAAGGGAGCGCTGAGAG GCTATACCTGCAGCAAACCCTGAATGACACAGTTGGAAGGAAGATTGTAGTGGATTTTCTTGGCTTCAACTGGAATTGGATTAACAAGCAGCAAGGGAAACGTGGCTGGGGTCAATTGACTTCTAATTTGCTTCTTATTGGCATGGAAG GGAATGTCACACCAGCTCATTATGATGAGCAGCAGAACTTCTTCGCTCAGATTAAGGGCTACAAGAGATGTATCCTGTTCCCTCCTGATCAGTTTGAGTGCCTCTACCCTTATCCTGTGCACCATCCGTGCGACAGGCAGAGCCAG GTGGACTTTGACAATCCTGACTACGAGAAGTTTCCAAACTTCCGGAGTGTTGTAGGCTACGAAACGGTGGTGGGTCCAGGCGATGTGCTCTACATACCTATGTACTG GTGGCACCACATTGAGTCTCTCCTGAATGGGGGGATTACCATCACTGTGAACTTCTGGTACAAA gGTGCCCCTACCCCAAAGAGAATTGAATATCCATTAAAGGCTCATCAGAAAGTGGCGATAATGAGGAACATTGAGAAGATGTTGGGAGAGGCCCTAGGAAATCCACAAGAG GTGGGTCCCTTGTTGAATATGATGATTAAGGGACGGTATGACTAA
- the NDUFB8 gene encoding NADH dehydrogenase [ubiquinone] 1 beta subcomplex subunit 8, mitochondrial isoform X2, producing MMAAVRARSVLWQRAAARLRAGAAAPHGARAASDLPKELMPGPYPRTPEERAAAAKKYNMRVEDYEPYPDDGFGYGDYPKLPNRSLHERDPWYQWDQQDMRHNWGQPMHWDFDMYIRNRVDTSPTPVPWHTMCKHFLIFLTTMLIMFGVGEMYPSYRPVGPKQYPFNDLYLERGGDPNKEPPVVKHYEI from the exons ATGATGGCGGCGGTGAGGGCCCGCAGTGTCCTCTGGCAGCGGGCGGCCGCCCGGCTGcgagcgggggc ggcggcgccgcACGGGGCGCGGGCAG CCTCGGATCTGCCCAAGGAGCTGATGCCCGGCCCGTACCCGCGCACGCCGGAggagcgggcggccgccgccaagAAGTACAACATGCGGGTGGAGGACTACGAGCCGTACCCCGACGACGGCTTCGG GTACGGTGACTATCCCAAGCTCCCTAATCGATCTCTTCATGAGAGAGACCCCTGGTACCAGTGGGACCAGCAAGACATGAGGCATAACTGGGGACAGCCG ATGCACTGGGACTTCGACATGTATATTCGGAACCGTGTTGATACATCCCCCACTCCAGTTCCCTGGCACACCATGTGCAAACATTTCCTTATCTTTTTGACTACCATGCTGATCATGTTTGGTGTTGGAGAGATGTACCCTTCTTACAGGCCTGTG GGACCGAAGCAATATCCCTTCAATGACCTATatctggagagaggaggagacCCGAATAAAGAGCCACCAGTGGTGAAGCACTATGAAATCTGA
- the NDUFB8 gene encoding NADH dehydrogenase [ubiquinone] 1 beta subcomplex subunit 8, mitochondrial isoform X1, with the protein MMAAVRARSVLWQRAAARLRAGAAAPPHGARAASDLPKELMPGPYPRTPEERAAAAKKYNMRVEDYEPYPDDGFGYGDYPKLPNRSLHERDPWYQWDQQDMRHNWGQPMHWDFDMYIRNRVDTSPTPVPWHTMCKHFLIFLTTMLIMFGVGEMYPSYRPVGPKQYPFNDLYLERGGDPNKEPPVVKHYEI; encoded by the exons ATGATGGCGGCGGTGAGGGCCCGCAGTGTCCTCTGGCAGCGGGCGGCCGCCCGGCTGcgagcgggggcggcggcgccgccgcacgGGGCGCGGGCAG CCTCGGATCTGCCCAAGGAGCTGATGCCCGGCCCGTACCCGCGCACGCCGGAggagcgggcggccgccgccaagAAGTACAACATGCGGGTGGAGGACTACGAGCCGTACCCCGACGACGGCTTCGG GTACGGTGACTATCCCAAGCTCCCTAATCGATCTCTTCATGAGAGAGACCCCTGGTACCAGTGGGACCAGCAAGACATGAGGCATAACTGGGGACAGCCG ATGCACTGGGACTTCGACATGTATATTCGGAACCGTGTTGATACATCCCCCACTCCAGTTCCCTGGCACACCATGTGCAAACATTTCCTTATCTTTTTGACTACCATGCTGATCATGTTTGGTGTTGGAGAGATGTACCCTTCTTACAGGCCTGTG GGACCGAAGCAATATCCCTTCAATGACCTATatctggagagaggaggagacCCGAATAAAGAGCCACCAGTGGTGAAGCACTATGAAATCTGA